The nucleotide window ATAGATAGTatgatcaatataatatataaattgtgacTCATAAAAtccaataacatatttatgttCTGAACGTAATACAGTTACTTTAAATACCCGtttcaaatataaactaattttttattatatttatagttttaatactgAATTAGTAGTCTTAGTACAAGTGTTACCTGCTAAAGAGCCGCAAAACGACACAAATAATGACGAACATCAGCGCCATACCAACCAGTACTCCAATCATAGCCGGGTCCAGAGTCTTAGTAGAGATTTCTATTTCCTTTTCCGCTGAAAttttcgaaataaaataaattacgcaATCGTTAAAAGAGGTAAAAGATAGATATGTGAAAGCTATggatacttaataaattgaaattatcatgagaatgaaaatatagatattttatataggagGACGATTACAACAatggtattttatattcttatttatagcGATTTTTTGTAGcgatgtatatttattaagaactaCCGTGTCTGAaactatagtttatttattttattgtaacatcaCACACTAGTAGCTTTGTATTCTGCACTTAAGTGGGCACCCATGTTTGAGATCGATATGTTAACACGttgtatataagtattaaatagctttcttttaataacaacgatagttttagttatttttcatgTCTTCTATAAActgttctttaatttttactaaataagtaaaattccactatttttgacaaaataaaaatctgtcgGGTATCAAGCAcagttcttatatttattttcagcctGGAGCAGCTTCTGCTAATCATCGATTATTAGCAAAGTACGgaggttaaataatttaaaaatttgtatcaCATATAATACAGTGTAAGATTGCTCTGAGATTTATTATCTGAAGTTAATGTATTGCCGATCACAAATACTGTGCCTTATGATCGAATacgaaaatgaattattagaACCGGTAACAAATCAGGTTGATAAAATAACTTACGGTTACACACAATACCGCCATCGACAGAAACCTCAGCGACCAATTCGTATTTGCATACGCAGCGTTCGTTCCTGCACTCAGTTTTGAACACAACGTCCTCACACTGCTCATTGAAAATACAGCTTTCGTTGATGCCAGCAGCtgaaaattttagttatttaattagttactaTAAATTCTATGGTTTGAATACGTtcctttttaataagtataatacagagaggaaatgctgccagcgttaaaggtacacttgCAACAGGgaccaaacattttaaatttgttttaattttcttttaattatttctatgtatgttaataaatgtaaatttgttatttttagtaacatgaataaataataaatagttactataagttgttgttttttttaaacactaaatacaattttaaatgacaGGCTGGTTTATAgaaatctgttttatatataatgtattgtaATGCCTATTGCGGCTGGTATATAAGATATTAACACAGcaatgaaaatttataatgactTGTCACCGCCAAATGGTCTAGTTTGCCAATATTCAATTAGAAGCAAGACAAAATACggaaataatagtttttaatagacaGGTATGCAGGACAACTTAGCACGACTGCATTAGATCGATATAAGCCAAAGTTTTAGATCGCGTGTCGTCACCACGTCAGTTCTTTGTTCTAGTAATTACttacacaatttataacacatttattattaatttaatttccaacCAggctgaaaattattataatttttcatgttCAAAGAGTAATTAAACAATGCGGCGATAAATCTACAGAGAGTTCAAAAATCTTCACTAAACTCGAATGATCattactttttgaatttgcaTGTTTAATTTCTTCATATATTTTCAGCTATATTATCATATGTAGTGATAAGACctgttattattgtatatgaacTTAGAAAGTAAGTGCAAACATTAAATTGATACTTTTTAGATGTCACACggccttagacacaaaatcGTAAGAAGAAATGATTTCGTATCCGTTAAAATTATCTACGATgtgaattaaaatagttttaaggaATACGAACAACATGatcgaaaataattaatgtataaaaacgtTCAcgttcttattatatttacgttactattatataatatatcttgaATTAAGTTAAGTATTCCttgaaaatgttataaatgttaGGCTGATGAAGAAAGTTTGGTTATATTTActgaaattttacattttgaaGACTTACTTTGaagtatttcattattttgcgcaacctaaaaagttattttcattTCTCTGTATTTCAGCTTACACTGGGTCACTAAAAATACAACATCCCCTACGAAATAGCCAGTGTGACAGCTATAGAACCTTTTATGGTAATAATACATGCTTTCCAGACCACTGTATTTCATTTCtttctgaataaaattttctgtGATGGGGAACTATATTTGTAGTGAAGATTGACAAGTTGTTTGATCAACTTATATTTTGAATGGTTTGGGGCTGGTAAAAGTTTCTAATTGTAAGATCatctaatattttgaaatgtttactTGTTCGGTAAAATGTTCATATCTCAGGAATTACCGGTATCAATTagatttttgtgtttgttgTTGTTCAAAAGGATATATATATGACGCTATTGTTGAATTAACGCGAAACATATAGCTAATACAGCCCAGTCTAGCTtgcaattaatataacaacgTCGTTCAGTGAGTGTTTCGGTTCGGCAAAATTGCAATACGGCAGATCAGTAAGAACTGTTTGTCTACCCTATGATTccataaatcaattattaggTAATCAAACAAGACGATAGATGTAGCTGATTTATAATGATACAAAAACGATtatcttgaaatatttagacattaagatttttaataaaaagggtggatatttattatttttcttaaaaaactattttaataacatattttataaactataaacatTCTACAAAGAAATACagtttacaaatacataataatgtttaattaaggcgagtagtaaataatttcctgtctgacaaattatttatcacaAATGATTGTATTTGAAATGCCCTACTTCTCTCACTTACGTTTTCCACATTTATCCACATGATTAGTGACCGGTACATCAGGGTGACAGCGACAGATCTTATGCACCTCATCACACACGGAGTCAGGGTAACCACACTCCATCACCGTTGAACAGGTGTCACCATACATCATCTTTCCACGTTTTGAGGGatctgtaaattatattatatacctaaatgTGCTGTATGAATGATTTATACAACAACAGTATGCCGAAATTCAATTCCAGTAATgaaatgtatgttatataaacCATCCAACTAAGACTCAGCTACGATTTAGTGTCTAATCACAAGTTTCTGATCGACACAGATGGCTAATGCTAAGgctaatgtataataattacgtCACTGATGGCGTATTATGTGTCAGCTGCTTCTTAATTACTACATAAATAgtttacaattactttaacAATATTGGGATACAACAAAACGACTATTCTAGACAGATTTATTAACTGATGTTTGTACATAAGTGCATATTAAAACTGCTCTTGAAATATCCAATGGTGTATCAGTACCAAACACAGCAACGGTAGTAACATCCAGCTCTGCCAAGGTGGGTGCGAGCACCAGCAGCGCTGTGAGCGCGGCCAGCACCGCCCGCCCACACCTCGGGGCCCGCATGCCTCCCGCTGCGCCCTCGTCACATGCCAATACACCTGAAATATAGTAAGGTTTAGTTACTAAGAAAACATACGAATGTTAatacagtttttgccgcgcaccaccactttgtggaacgaGCTGCTtcaagagcgtacaaattcttaaaaggccggcaatgcactcgcgagccctctagcatcgagactGTCCATTATATTAAcgtcagatgagcctcctgcccatttgccccctgttctataaaaaaaaatgttagctATATCGCATAACTTTGCTACTGTCTTGCTCGCAGGTCACGGTTAAACCGTGCGAAAGGTGCGGCAAGTGGGGATAGGACCTTGAGCGACTAACGTCACTGGGAATTACATGGAGGCGAGCAtgtgaaacaaaagaaatgttgattcatttgtttatacatTGTTGAGTTGAGTTGAGTTTGTTTgttcgatggagccggctgcacgcacgcAAAAACATGaggcatgcggcgttacctcgctcttgacgcatgcggcgttacctcactctgaggcgttccatttaaggcttgaagtgaaagcgagagcgcggaacgagcgacaaagatgCACAACCAGCCTCTGCGTTAGGCAGCATTcattcgttaaaaaattgacataattgtatttatgcgtacaaataaatgtaacttgatcaattaatttgtgatttccattcctctgtttctatatacatacataatatctatcaaacaaataaaattaaaattttcttttgaaaaatgcaaccattccatcagtattttcttatactGTTGTCACCTTTAAccatcgtcagtaaaccgactttacaaaCAGCTGATTTTATCAACACTTTAATTTATCggtctatataaaaataaaaatatatcaattaaattaagtagcatttttcgaaaattgtaactaaataaaataaaaggtaaCTAGAATATCAAAAAGTGTACgattaaaatacaaacttGTAACATGCCCATACTAATCTACTAAAGATCGCTAAGCACCCAGACCTCATAAAGTAATCCTAGATGACCACAAAATGTACGTGaaggttaatttattataaagcatTTATAATCTCATTGGCTTTTAAGCCCTTGCCTGATATTATCTGTGTAGTTAAacgtaattataaactttttatcaAGGGGTGTTCACTTGCACTGAATACATTGCACTATAGAACGCaacgtttaaaaaaacatacggGCGCCTAAACACTATTTCGATGATAAACTACAAAACCAACTAAATATGTAAAGTTTTGCGGTATCATTCTGCAGTTCACTGTTGATAAATTACACATTTCCGTCACCGCGGCATCTAGAATGTCAGTGtcctatatttttactatcaaAACTTTATGAACAAAAATTTGCGCACGAAATTCAAGTACATCATATACGTTTTGTATTTAATGGCGCTGAAAACCGTGTGGGCCTGATTTAAAGCGCTGTCACAGATGATCAAAGTATCAAAACCATTTTGTGATGCTACAAGAATGATAGACTTGTATATGATGTTGTATCGTTTCGATGCCAAACATTATAT belongs to Pieris rapae chromosome 2, ilPieRapa1.1, whole genome shotgun sequence and includes:
- the LOC110995335 gene encoding uncharacterized protein LOC110995335 isoform X3; this encodes MRAPRCGRAVLAALTALLVLAPTLAELDVTTVAVFDPSKRGKMMYGDTCSTVMECGYPDSVCDEVHKICRCHPDVPVTNHVDKCGKPAGINESCIFNEQCEDVVFKTECRNERCVCKYELVAEVSVDGGIVCNPEKEIEISTKTLDPAMIGVLVGMALMFVIICVVLRLFSRARWRENRTIFNTPNPRLMNVSLLRDSKLLHAQDRRGSRVSVRPPSRQASQQELRPHSPSPGSRRGSKASSGHSGTSLRSATLRSPNTTGPTSVTVEIRPPDA
- the LOC110995335 gene encoding uncharacterized protein LOC110995335 isoform X4, whose amino-acid sequence is MRAPRCGRAVLAALTALLVLAPTLAELDVTTVAVFDPSKRGKMMYGDTCSTVMECGYPDSVCDEVHKICRCHPDVPVTNHVDKCGKPAGINESCIFNEQCEDVVFKTECRNERCVCKYELVAEVSVDGGIVCNPEKEIEISTKTLDPAMIGVLVGMALMFVIICVVLRLFSRARWRENRTIFNTPNPRLMNVSLLRDSKLLHAQDRRGSRVSVRPPSRQASQQELRPHSPSPASSGHSGTSLRSATLRSPNTTGPTSVTVEIRPPDA
- the LOC110995335 gene encoding uncharacterized protein LOC110995335 isoform X2 is translated as MRAPRCGRAVLAALTALLVLAPTLAELDVTTVAVFDPSKRGKMMYGDTCSTVMECGYPDSVCDEVHKICRCHPDVPVTNHVDKCGKPAGINESCIFNEQCEDVVFKTECRNERCVCKYELVAEVSVDGGIVCNPEKEIEISTKTLDPAMIGVLVGMALMFVIICVVLRLFSRARWRENRTIFNTPNPRLMNVSLLRDSKLLHAQDRRGSRVSVRPPSRQASQQELRPHSPSPARPHQSHQLHRKHSASSGHSGTSLRSATLRSPNTTGPTSVTVEIRPPDA
- the LOC110995335 gene encoding uncharacterized protein LOC110995335 isoform X1, translating into MRAPRCGRAVLAALTALLVLAPTLAELDVTTVAVFDPSKRGKMMYGDTCSTVMECGYPDSVCDEVHKICRCHPDVPVTNHVDKCGKPAGINESCIFNEQCEDVVFKTECRNERCVCKYELVAEVSVDGGIVCNPEKEIEISTKTLDPAMIGVLVGMALMFVIICVVLRLFSRARWRENRTIFNTPNPRLMNVSLLRDSKLLHAQDRRGSRVSVRPPSRQASQQELRPHSPSPARPHQSHQLHRKHSGSRRGSKASSGHSGTSLRSATLRSPNTTGPTSVTVEIRPPDA